In Silene latifolia isolate original U9 population chromosome 3, ASM4854445v1, whole genome shotgun sequence, a single window of DNA contains:
- the LOC141646605 gene encoding glucan endo-1,3-beta-glucosidase-like, whose protein sequence is MLSSISVYIKKKLLPSIFPYYRMALVTKPPFVATLLLGALLLQSLQITEAQIGACYGRNGNNLPSEQDVINLFKSRGISRMRLYDPDQKALQALRGSNIGLILDVPRNNLNSIGSDASAASRWVQSNVVPYASNVNFRYIAVGNEIQPSDSEARSVLPAMQNILRALQSANLAGKIKVSTVIDSGFIANSFPPSSGVFGNSNYMNPIINFLRNNGSPLLVNIYPYFSFTGTPGINLNYALFTAPGTVVRDPNNGLQYQNLFDALVDAVYAALARAGAPQMAIVVSESGWPSAGGNAATTGNAGTYYTNLISHVKQGTPRKRGQAIETYLFAMFDENLKAAGVEQHFGIFTPNKQPKYQLNFS, encoded by the exons ATGCTTTCAAGTATAAGTGTCTACATTAAAAAAAAACTACTCCCAAGTATTTTCCCTTATTACCGAATGGCATTGGTGACTAAACCACCTTTTGTTGCTACTTTACTGCTTGGTGCTTTGCTATTGCAGTCTCTTCAGATAACAG AGGCACAAATCGGAGCATGTTACGGAAGGAACgggaacaacttgccatcggagCAAGATGTAATAAATTTGTTCAAATCAAGAGGAATATCAAGGATGAGACTTTACGACCCTGACCAAAAAGCCCTTCAGGCGCTTAGAGGATCAAACATAGGTCTCATCCTCGATGTCCCTAGAAACAACCTCAACTCAATCGGATCTGATGCTTCAGCAGCAAGCCGGTGGGTGCAAAGCAATGTGGTACCATACGCTTCTAATGTCAACTTTCGCTACATTGCAGTAGGAAATGAGATTCAGCCTTCAGATTCTGAAGCAAGGTCTGTCCTTCCAGCAATGCAGAACATTCTGAGGGCCCTACAGTCTGCTAACCTGGCAGGAAAGATCAAAGTTTCAACAGTAATTGACTCAGGCTTCATTGCCAACTCATTCCCACCATCCAGTGGCGTTTTTGGCAATTCAAATTACATGAATCCAATAATAAATTTCCTCAGAAATAACGGATCACCATTATTGGTTAATATATACCCGTATTTCTCCTTCACAGGTACCCCGGGCATTAATCTGAACTATGCCCTTTTTACTGCCCCGGGTACTGTTGTTAGAGATCCCAACAATGGGTTACAGTATCAGAATCTGTTTGATGCTTTGGTTGATGCGGTGTATGCTGCACTTGCAAGGGCAGGAGCCCCACAGATGGCGATTGTTGTATCAGAAAGTGGGTGGCCATCTGCTGGTGGAAATGCAGCAACAACTGGTAACGCGGGAACGTACTATACGAATTTGATTAGCCATGTGAAGCAAGGAACCCCAAGGAAACGTGGACAGGCAATTGAAACATATCTGTTCGCGATGTTTGATGAAAATCTCAAGGCTGCCGGTGTTGAACAACACTTTGGGATATTTACTCCTAATAAACAACCAAAATATCAACTTAATTTTAGCTAA
- the LOC141646604 gene encoding glucan endo-1,3-beta-glucosidase-like: MSFPYYLMALITKPSFVATLLLGALLMQSLQITEAQIGVCYGRNGNNLPSQQDVINLFKSRGISRMRLYDPDQNALRALRGSSIGLILDVPRNNLNSIGSDASAASRWVQSNVVPFASNVNFRYIAVGNEIHPSDSEARSVLPAMQNILRALQSANLAGKIKVSTVIDSGFIADSFPPSNGVFANSNYMNPIINFLRNNGSPLLANIYPYFSFTGTPGINLNYALFTAPGTVVTDSNNGLQYQNLFDALVDAVYAALARAGAPQMVIVVSESGWPSAGGNAATVGNAQTYYRNLISHVKQGTPRKRGQAIETYLFAMFDENLKAAGVEQHFGLFTPNKQPKYNLNFNSVLENSQESSNIDGRFFN, translated from the exons ATGTCCTTCCCTTATTACCTAATGGCATTGATAACAAAACCATCTTTTGTTGCTACGTTGCTGCTTGGCGCTTTGCTAATGCAGAGTCTTCAAATAACAG AGGCACAAATCGGAGTATGTTATGGAAGGAACGGGAATAACTTGCCATCACAGCAAGATGTAATAAATCTATTCAAATCAAGAGGGATATCAAGGATGAGACTTTACGACCCTGACCAAAATGCCCTTCGGGCGCTTAGAGGATCAAGCATAGGTCTCATCCTCGATGTCCCTAGAAACAACCTCAACTCAATCGGGTCTGATGCTTCAGCTGCTAGCCGCTGGGTGCAAAGCAATGTCGTACCATTTGCTTCTAACGTCAACTTTCGGTACATTGCAGTAGGAAATGAGATTCACCCCTCAGATTCTGAGGCAAGGTCTGTCCTTCCAGCAATGCAGAACATTCTGAGGGCCCTACAGTCTGCTAACCTGGCAGGAAAGATCAAAGTTTCAACAGTAATTGACTCAGGCTTCATTGCAGACTCATTCCCACCATCCAATGGCGTTTTTGCCAATTCGAATTACATGAATCCGATAATAAATTTCCTCAGAAATAACGGATCACCATTATTGGCTAATATATACCCGTATTTCTCCTTCACAGGTACCCCGGGCATTAATCTGAACTATGCCCTTTTTACTGCCCCGGGTACTGTAGTTACAGATTCCAACAATGGGTTACAGTATCAGAATCTGTTTGATGCTCTGGTTGATGCGGTGTATGCTGCTCTGGCAAGGGCAGGAGCCCCACAGATGGTAATTGTTGTATCAGAAAGTGGATGGCCATCTGCTGGTGGAAATGCAGCAACAGTTGGTAACGCGCAAACTTACTATAGGAATTTAATTAGCCATGTGAAGCAAGGAACCCCAAGGAAACGTGGACAGGCAATTGAAACATATCTGTTCGCGATGTTTGATGAAAATCTCAAGGCTGCTGGTGTTGAGCAGCACTTTGGGTTGTTTACTCCTAATAAACAACCAAAATACAACCTCAATTTTAACTCGGTCCTAGAAAACAGTCAAGAATCTTCAAATATAGACGGAagattttttaattaa
- the LOC141646603 gene encoding glucan endo-1,3-beta-glucosidase-like isoform X1, which yields MVTGNSKVSKANGTLSLLLLLALLLFSLVPTEAQIGVTYGQSGDNLPSPQQVVNLYRSNGIRWMRIYYPDPATLQAIRNSGVTLLLDVPNDQIQNFAQNPSAAVQWVKQNVVPYAECISFLAVGNEVTQNIKQYVGPAMTNTLNALNSFGSLTSHIKVTTAIGMSELTNTYPPSNGQFADLPFMDPIVNFLKQNGSPLMLNVYPYFTYIDNKGTVSLDYALFTSPGTVVTDPNNGLHYQNIYDALVDSVYAALAKRDAPNNQGGPPNNSGRGPHTQVITSETGWPSAGGDHGLVRNAGGDSAASVSNAGTYYRNMISHAKVGTPLNPGPSLVFLFSAFDENKKLGDATEQHFGIFNTNGTPKYPGLNFNS from the exons ATGGTTACCGGAAATAGTAAGGTTTCGAAAGCAAATGGCACCTTATCACTACTACTACTTCTGGCATTGCTATTGTTTAGTCTTGTGCCAACAG AAGCACAAATCGGAGTAACTTATGGACAAAGTGGAGATAACTTACCGTCGCCGCAACAAGTGGTGAATCTCTATCGATCCAACGGCATACGATGGATGAGAATCTACTATCCGGATCCAGCGACTCTCCAAGCAATACGCAATTCAGGCGTCACTCTATTGCTAGACGTCCCAAATGACCAGATCCAAAACTTTGCTCAAAACCCTTCAGCAGCAGTCCAATGGGTTAAACAAAATGTCGTCCCGTATGCAGAATGCATTTCCTTCCTCGCGGTAGGGAACGAGGTTACTCAAAACATAAAACAATACGTTGGACCGGCCATGACAAATACCCTAAATGCCCTTAACTCGTTCGGTAGCTTAACAAGCCATATTAAGGTCACCACAGCAATCGGCATGAGCGAATTAACAAACACCTACCCTCCTTCAAACGGTCAATTTGCCGATTTACCCTTCATGGACCCGATAGTAAATTTCCTAAAACAAAATGGTTCACCTTTGATGCTTAATGTTTACCCTTACTTTACTTACATAGACAATAAAGGAACTGTTTCTCTAGACTATGCATTGTTTACGTCTCCTGGAACCGTGGTCACTGACCCTAACAACGGGCTACATTACCAAAATATTTATGATGCGCTGGTGGATTCGGTGTACGCAGCATTAGCTAAGCGGGATGCACCCAACAACCAGGGGGGTCCACCCAACAACTCGGGGAGGGGTCCTCACACCCAGGTTATCACCTCTGAGACAGGGTGGCCGTCAGCCGGGGGTGATCATGGTTTAGTGCGTAACGCCGGGGGTGATAGCGCTGCTTCAGTGTCTAACGCCGGGACATACTACAGGAACATGATCAGTCATGCCAAGGTTGGGACTCCACTGAATCCCGGGCCGAGCCTAGTGTTCTTGTTTTCTGCGTTTGATGAGAATAAGAAGCTTGGGGATGCCACTGAGCAGCATTTCGGAATCTTTAATACTAATGGGACGCCCAAATACCCCGGCCTCAACTTCAACTCTTAG
- the LOC141646603 gene encoding glucan endo-1,3-beta-glucosidase-like isoform X3: MTIPSRSPMVSIMPLLFMALLLLTLHSTEAQIGVCYGGKGGGDNLPSEQDAVNLYKSNGIKAMRLYDPNQAALQALQGAGINIILGVPNDSLQSVGSDPSSAMQWVNTNVVPYASFIRYIAVGNEVHPSDAAAPQVLPAMQNILNALNSVNAGGQIKVSTAIDSSLLTNTFPPSSGVFGDTSYMTPIINFLTSNGFPLLLNVYPYFSYTGNEQSISLNYALFTAPGTVVTDSNNGLQYQNLFDALVDTVYAALAKAGAPNTVIVVSESGWPSAGGDAATVDNAGTYYKNLIGHVKQGTPLKPGQALETYLFEMFDEDNKQGAPTEQHFGIFTPAQQPKYGQLNFS, translated from the exons ATGACGATTCCTAGCAGAAGCCCCATGGTCTCCATCATGCCGCTGCTGTTCATGGCCCTGTTACTTCTTACCCTGCATTCAACAG AGGCACAAATTGGAGTATGCTATGGAGGGAAAGGCGGCGGTGACAACTTACCTTCCGAGCAAGATGCAGTGAACTTGTACAAATCCAATGGCATTAAAGCAATGAGACTCTATGATCCGAATCAAGCTGCTCTTCAAGCGCTCCAAGGTGCAGGCATAAACATCATCCTAGGTGTTCCAAACGACAGCCTTCAATCTGTGGGCTCGGATCCTTCATCAGCAATGCAATGGGTAAACACAAACGTAGTACCCTACGCGTCCTTCATTCGCTACATTGCAGTAGGGAATGAAGTTCACCCATCAGATGCCGCGGCCCCTCAGGTCTTACCAGCAATGCAAAATATCCTTAATGCGTTGAATTCAGTCAATGCCGGGGGGCAAATTAAGGTCTCTACTGCCATAGACTCGTCATTATTAACAAACACATTCCCCCCATCTAGTGGCGTGTTCGGTGACACATCATACAtgacaccaataatcaacttccTTACTAGCAACGGATTCCCTCTTCTACTCAATGTTTACCCTTACTTCTCCTACACAGGAAATGAGCAGAGCATCAGCTTAAACTATGCATTATTTACAGCCCCAGGGACTGTAGTTACTGACAGTAACAATGGGCTACAGTACCAAAATCTGTTTGATGCATTAGTGGATACAGTGTATGCGGCCCTAGCAAAGGCCGGTGCACCTAACACTGTGATAGTGGTGTCTGAGAGCGGGTGGCCATCAGCTGGTGGAGATGCCGCGACTGTAGATAACGCTGGGACCTACTATAAGAACCTGATTGGTCATGTGAAGCAGGGGACTCCCCTGAAACCAGGGCAAGCGCTTGAGACCTACTTGTTTGAGATGTTTGATGAGGATAACAAACAAGGTGCACCCACTGAGCAGCATTTTGGGATTTTCACCCCAGCCCAGCAACCCAAGTATGGCCAACTCAACTTCAGTTGA
- the LOC141646603 gene encoding glucan endo-1,3-beta-glucosidase-like isoform X2, which translates to MVTGNSKVSKANGTLSLLLLLALLLFSLVPTEAQIGVCYGGKGGGDNLPSEQDAVNLYKSNGIKAMRLYDPNQAALQALQGAGINIILGVPNDSLQSVGSDPSSAMQWVNTNVVPYASFIRYIAVGNEVHPSDAAAPQVLPAMQNILNALNSVNAGGQIKVSTAIDSSLLTNTFPPSSGVFGDTSYMTPIINFLTSNGFPLLLNVYPYFSYTGNEQSISLNYALFTAPGTVVTDSNNGLQYQNLFDALVDTVYAALAKAGAPNTVIVVSESGWPSAGGDAATVDNAGTYYKNLIGHVKQGTPLKPGQALETYLFEMFDEDNKQGAPTEQHFGIFTPAQQPKYGQLNFS; encoded by the exons ATGGTTACCGGAAATAGTAAGGTTTCGAAAGCAAATGGCACCTTATCACTACTACTACTTCTGGCATTGCTATTGTTTAGTCTTGTGCCAACAG AGGCACAAATTGGAGTATGCTATGGAGGGAAAGGCGGCGGTGACAACTTACCTTCCGAGCAAGATGCAGTGAACTTGTACAAATCCAATGGCATTAAAGCAATGAGACTCTATGATCCGAATCAAGCTGCTCTTCAAGCGCTCCAAGGTGCAGGCATAAACATCATCCTAGGTGTTCCAAACGACAGCCTTCAATCTGTGGGCTCGGATCCTTCATCAGCAATGCAATGGGTAAACACAAACGTAGTACCCTACGCGTCCTTCATTCGCTACATTGCAGTAGGGAATGAAGTTCACCCATCAGATGCCGCGGCCCCTCAGGTCTTACCAGCAATGCAAAATATCCTTAATGCGTTGAATTCAGTCAATGCCGGGGGGCAAATTAAGGTCTCTACTGCCATAGACTCGTCATTATTAACAAACACATTCCCCCCATCTAGTGGCGTGTTCGGTGACACATCATACAtgacaccaataatcaacttccTTACTAGCAACGGATTCCCTCTTCTACTCAATGTTTACCCTTACTTCTCCTACACAGGAAATGAGCAGAGCATCAGCTTAAACTATGCATTATTTACAGCCCCAGGGACTGTAGTTACTGACAGTAACAATGGGCTACAGTACCAAAATCTGTTTGATGCATTAGTGGATACAGTGTATGCGGCCCTAGCAAAGGCCGGTGCACCTAACACTGTGATAGTGGTGTCTGAGAGCGGGTGGCCATCAGCTGGTGGAGATGCCGCGACTGTAGATAACGCTGGGACCTACTATAAGAACCTGATTGGTCATGTGAAGCAGGGGACTCCCCTGAAACCAGGGCAAGCGCTTGAGACCTACTTGTTTGAGATGTTTGATGAGGATAACAAACAAGGTGCACCCACTGAGCAGCATTTTGGGATTTTCACCCCAGCCCAGCAACCCAAGTATGGCCAACTCAACTTCAGTTGA